A section of the Primulina eburnea isolate SZY01 chromosome 1, ASM2296580v1, whole genome shotgun sequence genome encodes:
- the LOC140804190 gene encoding uncharacterized protein, which translates to MACRVIFSRKRNEFSWSTTLISDFRKARNKEKIADIPLKGNQDKIWSLPRNCSFKLNVDAAVNVESHKFSIGGVVRDNQGRLMLAFGKQINQPLSVVHGELLAIREGIILLYDKGLSNVQVASDSLLTVQAVTTEQDDLGYIGLCALDIKERLKRPSISECIHVCRLSNNVAHNIARFACSSPSLFVWMNGEFPFWLVNLVMDDFNQ; encoded by the exons ATGGCTTGTAGAG TAATTTTTTCAAGAAAGAGAAACGAATTTTCTTGGAGCACAACGCTCATATCCGATTTTCGCAAAGCTAGAAACAAAGAGAAAATAGCTGATATACCTTTGAAAGGAAATCAAGATAAGATATGGTCACTGCCAAGGAATTGTTCATTCAAGCTTAATGTGGATGCGGCTGTGAACGTGGAGAGTCACAAATTTAGCATTGGTGGAGTAGTTCGAGACAACCAAGGACGTTTGATGTTGGCTTTTGGTAAGCAGATAAACCAACCCTTGTCAGTAGTACATGGTGAATTACTGGCGATTCGGGAAGGAATTATTCTTCTCTACGATAAAGGTCTTTCTAATGTACAAGTAGCATCTGATTCTCTATTGACAGTGCAAGCAGTCACTACCGAACAAGATGATCTTGGCTATATTGGACTTTGTGCACTGGACATCAAGGAGCGATTGAAGAGACCTTCAATCTCTGAATGCATTCATGTCTGTCGATTGTCGAATAATGTTGCTCATAATATTGCTCGTTTTGCTTGTTCTTCGCCTTCTCTTTTTGTTTGGATGAATGGTGAATTTCCCTTTTGGTTGGTTAATCTTGTAATGGATGATTTTAATCAATAA